The proteins below are encoded in one region of Drosophila santomea strain STO CAGO 1482 chromosome 3R, Prin_Dsan_1.1, whole genome shotgun sequence:
- the LOC120452647 gene encoding methyltransferase-like protein 23 produces the protein MRFHMKSGSEDNEIVAATATAEHIRKFVFSGSPAERLEIKIPELLQGAYSFYTWPCAPILAHFLWERRQTLAGKRILELGSGTALPGILAAKCRAQVVLTDNCILPKSLAHIRKSCQANQLQPGVDIDVVGLSWGLLLNSVFRLPPLDLIIAADCFYDPSVFEDIVVTVAFLLERNAGAKFIFTYQERSADWSIEALLKKWKLQALPISMDDIGKESGVDLLEFMGGHTIHLLEITRVESDDTINNT, from the exons ATGCGTTTCCACATGAAGAGCGGCAGCGAGGACAACGAAATTGTGGCGGCCACAGCCACCGCCGAGCATATCCGCAAGTTCGTCTTCAGCGGATCACCCGCTGAGCGACTGGAGATCAAAATACCCGAG CTGCTTCAGGGAGCCTACTCCTTCTACACGTGGCCCTGCGCCCCAATCCTAGCGCATTTTCTGTGGGAGCGACGACAGACATTGGCCGGGAAGCGCATCCTAGAGCTTGGAAGCGGCACCGCCCTGCCCGGCATCCTGGCAGCCAAGTGCCGAGCTCAGGTGGTACTTACTGACAACTGCATACTGCCCAAGTCACTGGCCCATATCCGAAAGTCCTGCCAGGCCAATCAGCTGCAGCCAGGCGTTGACATCGATGTGGTGGGTCTGAGTTGGGGCCTGCTGCTAAACAGTGTGTTCCGGTTGCCGCCTTTGGACCTTATCATTGCAGCAGACTGCTTCTACGATCCCAGCGTGTTCGAGGACATCGTAGTCACAGTTGCCTTTCTGCTGGAACGAAATGCCGGAGCCAAGTTCATATTCACATACCAGGAGCGAAGCGCCGACTGGTCCATTGAAGCGCTCCTCAAGAAGTGGAAGCTGCAGGCTTTGCCCATTAGCATGGACGACATTGGCAAGGAGTCGGGTGTGGATCTGCTAGAGTTTATGGGTGGACACACCATTCATCTTCTGGAGATCACGCGCGTCGAAAGTGATGacacaataaataatacataa